The following are encoded in a window of Vibrio sp. SCSIO 43136 genomic DNA:
- a CDS encoding GNAT family N-acetyltransferase, which translates to MIREMTLDDFKSFWPTFTTVVQAQQTYAFDPEMTFEQAYALWCEATLKTFVFIQDGNVLGSYYIKPNGMGPSAHICNCGYMVSEQARGKGVARQLCVHSQSQALALGFKAMQFNSVVSTNTVAVELWKRLGFSVVGQVPNAYKHAQLGYVDTLVMYKWLERE; encoded by the coding sequence ATGATTCGGGAGATGACGCTTGACGATTTCAAATCTTTTTGGCCGACATTTACAACCGTAGTGCAAGCGCAACAGACTTATGCATTTGACCCAGAGATGACCTTTGAGCAAGCGTACGCTCTATGGTGTGAGGCGACGTTAAAAACCTTTGTTTTTATCCAAGATGGTAACGTCTTAGGTAGCTATTACATCAAGCCCAATGGTATGGGGCCTAGTGCCCATATTTGCAATTGCGGTTATATGGTTTCAGAACAAGCTAGAGGAAAAGGGGTTGCTCGGCAGCTTTGTGTGCACTCGCAATCTCAGGCGCTAGCACTAGGTTTTAAGGCGATGCAGTTTAATAGCGTTGTCTCAACCAATACGGTCGCTGTGGAACTATGGAAACGGCTGGGCTTTAGTGTGGTAGGCCAAGTGCCAAACGCATACAAGCACGCTCAATTAGGCTATGTGGACACTTTGGTCATGTATAAATGGCTTGAGCGTGAGTAA
- a CDS encoding ABC transporter substrate binding protein, whose product MHRLINTLICCLLLAFSSATLAASELADKRVLLLFSYHPSFPSSPKVLNGVDLAFGEDSPVIDIEYMDSKRLNDSQSQQNFLAMFGYKLSKRSPYDVVMTADDNALHFALEHRASLFPNTPVVFLGVNNLQLAASLEATPWITGVVEAASFAETISLASTLMPKRNNIHVVVDDRVSGQSDLATVQSLYEQFPMLKFHELPLADLTWQEFANNLNRLGENDALLLLSAFQDSLKVEKSFYEALALMVNGTDVPILHTWEHGIGEGVLGGVTVSHLEQGRQAALMVKTILSGTSPANIPIMDKSPNVPTFDYRELERYQLSQSVLPPNSLVLFEPQSFMRTYLMELSAVALVFTILVISALYLVRKNYLMKQLSNKLKEKSSFLRLLMDTLPDLVWIKDRDGVYLTCNKRFEEFFGATESEIKGKTDYDFVDKELADFFREKDLLAMEAGGLSVNEETISFSSDGHQEVLETVKSPVYEKHSNQLLGVLGVGRDITERKRSEDRLRLSASVFESSAEGVVITNADTEIVEINKAFTELTGYSRKDVIGRTPKMFQSGKHDKPFYAQMWQSILEQGSWSGELINRKKDGGELSIWQTISAVKDSHNVTTHYVSVFSDISELKASQQEAQYLAFHDPLTDLPNRRMMKEYLADLVEYASLHHQSFTVMYMDLDNFKNVNDSFGHPEGDSLLTVVSKYLSDKLRDEDIVARIGGDEFVLIFQDVSELSKAEMIADKILHLLRDLTPLESHAIGVTASIGVCIYPQDGDNVDDLLRNADTAMYQAKNAGKNTYRFYSQESTTYVKERTELETDLRNSVHLEQLLLHYQPQFHLSTHQVTGIEALVRWNHPIHGMIGPDKFIPIAEESGFIDELGEWVLNAALAQAKVWLDMGVDFGKVAVNLSTKQLEKIDLIQVVKLALTRSQFPAEKLTLEVTESSIMENKASAVSILTTLESWGIEIAIDDFGTGYSSLSYLKQLPIQKLKLDKSFIFGIPQDSDAMVICKTVMALGDSLKVRVIAEGVESLEQAKFLTQIGCQEVQGFYYSRPLTVEQFEADYCQPEEKKA is encoded by the coding sequence AAGACTCAATGACAGCCAAAGCCAGCAAAATTTCCTTGCCATGTTTGGCTATAAGTTGAGTAAACGTAGTCCCTATGATGTGGTCATGACTGCTGACGACAATGCACTTCATTTTGCGCTAGAGCACCGTGCCTCTTTATTCCCCAATACACCAGTGGTGTTTCTTGGAGTAAATAATCTCCAGTTGGCTGCTAGCCTCGAAGCTACCCCTTGGATAACTGGCGTGGTTGAGGCCGCTTCTTTCGCTGAGACGATTTCTCTTGCTAGCACTTTGATGCCAAAGCGCAACAACATACATGTGGTGGTTGATGATCGTGTTAGTGGTCAGTCCGATTTAGCCACTGTTCAGTCGCTGTATGAGCAGTTTCCAATGCTTAAGTTTCACGAATTACCGCTCGCTGACCTCACTTGGCAGGAGTTCGCTAATAATCTAAACAGGCTGGGTGAGAATGATGCTCTATTACTGCTGTCGGCATTCCAAGATAGCCTCAAGGTTGAAAAGTCATTTTATGAAGCTCTCGCACTTATGGTTAACGGTACTGACGTGCCTATCTTGCATACTTGGGAACACGGCATCGGAGAAGGTGTCTTGGGCGGAGTGACGGTAAGTCACCTCGAACAGGGTCGGCAAGCGGCATTGATGGTAAAAACAATCCTGTCTGGTACCTCACCTGCCAATATCCCGATCATGGATAAAAGCCCTAATGTGCCGACATTCGATTATCGAGAACTTGAGCGCTACCAACTGAGTCAAAGCGTATTACCACCAAATTCGCTGGTGTTATTTGAACCTCAGTCTTTTATGCGCACCTACTTGATGGAACTTAGTGCTGTCGCCCTAGTATTTACCATATTGGTGATATCGGCTCTCTATCTTGTGCGCAAGAACTATCTGATGAAGCAGTTGAGTAACAAGCTCAAAGAAAAGTCGAGCTTTTTGCGCTTGTTAATGGATACCCTGCCAGATCTTGTTTGGATTAAGGATCGAGATGGGGTTTACCTGACTTGCAATAAGCGCTTTGAAGAGTTTTTTGGTGCCACAGAAAGTGAAATCAAGGGCAAAACCGATTACGACTTCGTCGATAAAGAACTGGCGGACTTTTTCCGTGAAAAAGATCTGCTGGCGATGGAAGCTGGTGGCTTGTCTGTCAATGAAGAGACCATCTCTTTTAGCTCTGATGGCCATCAAGAAGTACTTGAGACCGTCAAATCCCCGGTTTATGAAAAGCACTCAAACCAACTGTTAGGTGTGTTAGGCGTTGGACGAGATATTACCGAGCGTAAACGTTCAGAAGACAGGCTACGCCTATCTGCTAGCGTGTTTGAAAGCAGTGCGGAAGGGGTAGTGATAACAAATGCGGACACCGAAATCGTTGAAATCAACAAGGCATTCACTGAGCTTACTGGCTATAGCAGAAAAGATGTCATCGGACGAACACCAAAAATGTTTCAATCCGGTAAACATGACAAACCTTTTTATGCACAGATGTGGCAATCTATATTGGAGCAGGGTTCGTGGAGTGGTGAACTGATTAATCGTAAAAAAGATGGAGGTGAGCTATCGATTTGGCAAACCATATCTGCCGTAAAAGACAGCCACAATGTCACTACCCATTACGTTTCGGTGTTTTCTGATATCAGTGAATTGAAAGCTTCGCAGCAGGAAGCACAATACCTTGCATTTCATGATCCTCTTACCGATCTACCCAATCGCCGTATGATGAAAGAGTATCTCGCAGATCTTGTCGAATATGCCTCACTACACCACCAATCATTTACGGTGATGTACATGGATTTGGATAATTTCAAAAACGTTAACGATAGCTTTGGTCATCCAGAGGGGGACTCCTTGTTAACTGTTGTCTCCAAATACCTGTCTGATAAGTTGCGCGATGAAGACATTGTTGCCCGCATTGGCGGCGATGAGTTCGTATTAATTTTCCAAGATGTTAGTGAACTATCAAAGGCTGAGATGATAGCTGACAAGATACTGCACTTGTTGAGAGATCTAACGCCGTTGGAATCTCACGCCATTGGCGTCACTGCAAGTATCGGCGTGTGTATTTACCCGCAAGATGGAGACAATGTTGATGACCTGCTACGAAATGCAGATACAGCGATGTATCAGGCCAAAAACGCTGGCAAAAACACCTATCGATTCTACTCTCAAGAATCTACGACCTATGTGAAGGAAAGAACTGAGCTTGAAACTGATCTGAGAAACTCAGTACACCTTGAACAACTCTTGCTGCACTATCAGCCGCAGTTCCACCTCAGTACCCATCAAGTCACTGGTATCGAGGCACTGGTGCGTTGGAATCATCCAATCCACGGCATGATTGGCCCTGACAAGTTTATACCGATTGCTGAAGAGTCGGGTTTTATTGATGAACTGGGCGAGTGGGTGCTAAATGCCGCTTTAGCTCAAGCCAAGGTATGGTTAGATATGGGAGTGGACTTTGGTAAGGTTGCAGTTAATCTATCGACAAAACAGCTAGAGAAAATTGATTTAATCCAAGTGGTTAAGTTAGCACTTACTCGCTCACAGTTTCCTGCAGAAAAGCTCACTCTTGAAGTTACCGAGTCGAGTATTATGGAAAATAAAGCATCCGCTGTTTCCATTTTGACTACGTTGGAATCTTGGGGCATTGAAATAGCCATTGACGATTTTGGGACGGGGTACTCGTCCTTGAGTTACCTCAAGCAATTACCGATTCAAAAATTGAAGCTGGATAAATCTTTTATTTTCGGTATTCCACAAGACTCCGATGCAATGGTCATTTGTAAAACCGTGATGGCCTTGGGCGATAGTTTGAAAGTACGAGTTATTGCTGAAGGGGTAGAGAGCTTAGAGCAAGCCAAATTTTTAACTCAAATTGGCTGCCAAGAAGTGCAAGGTTTTTATTACAGCAGGCCACTCACGGTTGAGCAATTTGAAGCGGATTATTGTCAGCCAGAAGAGAAAAAGGCTTGA
- a CDS encoding glycosidase, with product MKYKLIASTLFAALVTGCASTDDSATEAVVAEPVAAAPADARFSDCTIADSTKEGPVSAKLYVVGSFPDADWQHKDSRVMSYKGDGIYQAVIEEKAGNVSLQFAASSWAPQFTAGGKKLMVGQENTLRTGGYGADTKVAIPQDGKYVWSIQLSEDKKPLKAMIALCK from the coding sequence ATGAAATACAAACTGATCGCCTCTACTTTATTTGCTGCCCTAGTTACTGGTTGTGCAAGCACGGATGATTCTGCGACTGAAGCTGTCGTAGCTGAACCTGTTGCCGCAGCACCTGCTGATGCTCGCTTTAGTGACTGCACCATCGCAGATTCCACTAAGGAAGGGCCAGTATCTGCAAAACTGTATGTTGTTGGCTCATTTCCTGATGCCGATTGGCAACATAAAGATAGCCGAGTAATGTCATACAAGGGTGACGGTATCTACCAAGCAGTTATCGAGGAAAAAGCTGGTAATGTCAGCTTACAGTTCGCCGCTTCAAGTTGGGCGCCGCAATTCACTGCTGGTGGTAAGAAGCTCATGGTAGGTCAAGAAAATACGCTACGAACTGGCGGTTACGGTGCAGATACAAAAGTTGCTATCCCACAAGATGGCAAGTACGTTTGGTCTATACAGTTGAGCGAAGATAAAAAACCGCTCAAGGCTATGATCGCACTGTGTAAATAA
- a CDS encoding YHYH protein has protein sequence MSQLNHATTSNPLRLYIALVFASVALLGCGGSSSESSTGVSVEVDTDTDTDTDTDTDTDTDTDTDTDTDTDTVWLVNGEGQRSIHILDSSSGLGVEVNVQSVSENANYTIVTSDGVPDYQVTMTQEMVDSLNQRPRANSDFVNGATNVQVGDTVEFGEDIGFVSNNNCSVNYGYGYWPPGPECPSDSTRTGYLPKSPVATSSECDTGLGQVGLWVNGTSVYNWGDGQSYNNGGVWYNLAPVAEQYDVDICGGHAANSDYHHHFYSSCLANMVGDNFDGHSPLYGYAADGFPIYGPMESSGVYAKSAWVVRDYNSSETGCSDGNRSCVLIDQFDPSKGTQTVSSGPDFSDTVTTLSGNSLIAYNGYYMQDFYWNSDLTDQGGAYLDQYNGHYDQERGYHYHVTVEEINGKLVPAFPYIVGTRFAGELDSNALARCRSGNSGPSGPPGRS, from the coding sequence ATGTCGCAGCTCAACCATGCCACTACAAGCAATCCTTTGCGGTTATACATCGCCTTAGTTTTTGCATCTGTTGCTCTGCTTGGCTGTGGCGGTTCTAGTTCCGAAAGCTCCACCGGAGTGAGTGTAGAAGTCGACACAGACACAGACACAGACACAGACACAGACACAGACACAGACACAGACACAGACACAGACACAGACACAGACACAGACACAGTTTGGCTAGTCAATGGCGAAGGTCAACGATCAATTCACATCTTAGATAGCAGCAGTGGTCTTGGGGTCGAAGTCAATGTTCAAAGTGTCTCTGAAAACGCAAACTACACAATCGTCACCTCCGATGGTGTCCCTGACTATCAAGTCACCATGACACAAGAAATGGTAGACAGTTTAAACCAACGCCCAAGAGCCAATTCTGACTTTGTAAACGGTGCAACTAACGTACAAGTCGGTGATACCGTGGAGTTTGGAGAAGACATCGGTTTTGTAAGCAACAACAATTGCAGCGTAAATTACGGATATGGTTATTGGCCGCCGGGACCCGAATGCCCAAGCGACAGTACTCGCACAGGTTACTTACCTAAATCCCCTGTCGCCACCAGCAGTGAGTGCGATACGGGACTTGGACAAGTCGGTCTATGGGTCAATGGCACATCGGTTTACAACTGGGGAGATGGTCAAAGTTACAACAATGGGGGTGTTTGGTACAACTTAGCCCCTGTCGCTGAGCAATACGATGTCGATATCTGTGGTGGCCATGCTGCCAATAGCGATTATCATCACCATTTCTACTCTAGTTGCCTAGCCAACATGGTAGGGGACAATTTTGATGGTCATTCTCCACTCTATGGCTATGCCGCCGATGGCTTTCCTATTTACGGGCCTATGGAATCATCCGGTGTTTACGCCAAAAGTGCTTGGGTGGTGAGAGACTACAACTCATCTGAAACCGGATGTTCTGATGGCAATCGAAGCTGCGTTCTAATTGACCAGTTCGACCCATCCAAAGGCACACAAACCGTCAGTTCTGGGCCAGATTTTAGTGATACAGTCACGACACTTTCAGGAAACTCTCTGATCGCCTATAACGGCTATTATATGCAAGATTTTTATTGGAATAGCGACCTGACCGACCAAGGTGGGGCTTATCTTGATCAATATAATGGTCACTATGATCAAGAACGTGGTTATCACTATCATGTCACGGTCGAAGAGATCAATGGCAAGCTCGTTCCCGCTTTTCCATACATTGTAGGAACTCGTTTTGCAGGCGAACTTGACTCTAACGCTTTAGCTAGGTGTAGATCTGGCAATAGCGGGCCAAGTGGTCCACCGGGGCGTTCATAA
- a CDS encoding DUF2999 family protein yields the protein MNPIIALLKENNISDEKIHEIFEVLTQNPLAAMATISQLGLPQDKLQALMGQVMANPVLIKEAVEELGLDLSKVEAAKEQLDKQQ from the coding sequence ATGAACCCGATTATTGCTCTGCTTAAAGAGAACAACATCAGTGATGAAAAGATCCATGAAATCTTCGAAGTATTGACCCAAAACCCTCTAGCGGCAATGGCGACAATCAGCCAACTGGGTCTGCCGCAAGATAAGCTTCAAGCGCTGATGGGACAGGTCATGGCTAACCCAGTACTGATCAAAGAAGCTGTCGAAGAGCTCGGTCTAGACTTATCCAAAGTAGAAGCAGCCAAAGAGCAGCTAGACAAGCAACAGTAA